One Companilactobacillus farciminis KCTC 3681 = DSM 20184 genomic window, CTAGAAAGTAGCTCATTCATTATTCAATCAGCTGCTCCTGGTCTTGCCGTATTGCCTATCCTAGTTGATCAATCGCACGGTGATGTCGACTACGCAACTAACTTGGTTACTACTTCAACCGTCTTGTTCGTAATCGTTGTACCTATCTTGATGCAAGTTGCTAACTTGATCTAATTAATCATTAATAATCCAAAAATCAAAAATTTATTGAAAACAATTCACATTCACACATTTAAAACAAAAAATCAGATCCTCCTCTAATAAATTAAAAAAGTCGTCAAACATTCTGCGGTTTGGCGGCTTTTTTTGTGTACTTATTATTATTTTGTTGGTGCAATCAAATCAATCAAACGGTTGACTAATTGAGTCACACGGTTAGCATCATTGGCAATTACATCGACGCCACGATTGTTGATCATAGTATGTGTTACTTGTAGAAGACCAATTGAGTCAGAATCATCGTTAAATTTAGCAATCGGCAAAGTTACATTGTGGTCATACATAGGAACATTACCGGCTTCAACTTTCACGATTTTAGCTCCTTCAGGCATACTGAGAATATAACTTTTGATTCGTTTAAGACTGAAATTGTCTTGATAAAACCCATAAATAACTTCCAATTCACTGATAATAAACTTTATTTCATTATTCATTTTATTCACCTTTACAAAAAATAATTTCTCATTAAACAATCACTTAGCCCGTTTCTTCATTACAATAAAAATAATTGATTGACACACTGCTATCAAAATAGCAAAAGCCAATAAAACTAATAAGCTAATAGACTTTGCGTAACCA contains:
- a CDS encoding DUF3923 family protein, whose translation is MKTWWKFNFFWLVMFVIGVLWIMVRKVDGAGVVQNGYAKSISLLVLLAFAILIAVCQSIIFIVMKKRAK